From Psychrobacillus sp. FSL K6-2836, a single genomic window includes:
- a CDS encoding urease subunit gamma: MHLLPREQEKLLIVVAADLARRRKERGLKLNHPEAVSLITYEILEGARDGKTVAELMAFGATILTSEDVMDGIPEMIDDVQVEATFPDGVKLVTVHSPIR; this comes from the coding sequence GTGCATTTGTTACCGCGCGAACAAGAAAAATTATTGATTGTAGTTGCGGCAGATTTAGCAAGACGCCGCAAAGAAAGAGGTTTAAAGCTTAATCATCCAGAGGCAGTATCTCTTATCACCTATGAAATATTAGAAGGTGCACGTGATGGAAAGACAGTTGCTGAACTGATGGCATTCGGTGCAACTATTTTAACTTCGGAAGATGTTATGGACGGAATTCCAGAGATGATTGATGATGTTCAAGTTGAAGCCACATTTCCTGATGGTGTAAAGCTTGTGACTGTTCATTCACCTATTCGCTAA
- a CDS encoding CCA tRNA nucleotidyltransferase yields the protein MKEWRKNSVMKNRWPAAYNIIDELEQAGFEAFVVGGAVRDFIRNAPVNDVDITTNATPEEVKKIFTHTIDVGIEHGTVLVVLDEPIEVTTYRSESTYSDFRRPDGVSFVRTLKEDLQRRDFTINAMALTKEDKLVDYFGGRQAIEDGIIQAVGNPQLRFSEDALRMLRAVRFSAQLNFSLEIHTLEAIQALHALIRHISIERVKVELEKIWLSDFPFKGMQLFVDSGLSSIFPGDWERSLESWENFSSFNIKANGWAFFVLLQSEEDTNQLLSHYKCSNDEKRHVKNVYQAVHSLVKGTWTTNELFHFSEEVLTVAYHYGKSILTNEITHPLEEFLLRKRTIPIASKKEIVVNGNDIMQWANEKRGPWIKEVLDILTGMIVNSQIKNDRQEIKEWFSHEYLH from the coding sequence ATGAAAGAGTGGCGAAAAAATAGCGTTATGAAAAATCGGTGGCCAGCAGCTTATAATATAATTGATGAACTGGAACAAGCAGGTTTCGAAGCATTTGTAGTTGGAGGGGCTGTCCGAGACTTTATACGTAACGCTCCTGTTAATGATGTGGATATTACCACGAATGCAACCCCAGAAGAGGTCAAAAAGATATTTACCCATACGATTGATGTTGGTATTGAGCATGGAACTGTATTAGTTGTATTGGACGAGCCTATCGAAGTAACTACGTATCGGTCGGAATCGACATACTCAGATTTTAGAAGACCAGATGGGGTTTCGTTTGTCCGTACTTTAAAAGAGGATCTGCAAAGAAGAGACTTTACGATAAATGCGATGGCTTTAACAAAAGAGGATAAGCTGGTCGATTACTTTGGAGGAAGACAAGCTATAGAAGATGGAATTATTCAAGCTGTTGGAAATCCCCAGTTAAGATTTTCAGAGGATGCATTGCGGATGTTAAGAGCCGTTCGATTCTCTGCACAGTTAAATTTTTCCCTTGAGATACATACCTTGGAAGCAATTCAGGCGTTGCATGCACTTATTAGACATATTTCCATTGAACGAGTGAAAGTTGAGTTAGAGAAAATATGGCTAAGTGATTTTCCATTTAAAGGAATGCAACTTTTTGTAGATAGTGGTTTATCAAGCATTTTCCCTGGAGACTGGGAAAGGAGTCTAGAAAGTTGGGAAAACTTCTCTAGTTTTAATATTAAAGCAAATGGATGGGCATTCTTTGTTCTCCTGCAAAGTGAAGAGGATACTAACCAACTATTAAGTCATTATAAATGCTCTAATGATGAAAAAAGACATGTAAAAAATGTGTATCAAGCAGTTCATAGTTTAGTAAAAGGTACTTGGACAACCAATGAATTGTTCCATTTTAGTGAGGAAGTTTTAACGGTAGCCTACCATTATGGAAAATCCATTCTCACTAATGAAATAACGCATCCGCTTGAGGAATTTTTACTACGAAAACGTACTATTCCAATTGCCTCCAAAAAAGAGATTGTTGTGAATGGAAATGACATTATGCAATGGGCAAACGAAAAAAGAGGTCCGTGGATAAAAGAAGTATTAGATATATTAACTGGCATGATTGTGAATAGCCAAATAAAGAATGACAGACAAGAAATAAAGGAATGGTTTTCTCATGAATATCTCCATTAA
- a CDS encoding nucleotide pyrophosphohydrolase — translation MKDKKTLSDLQIEVDTYINQFKEGYFPPMELLARLTEELGELSREVQHKYGTKKKKHTEVEKEIADEMGDFFFVLLCMANAEGVDLQQSLEQVLNKYNTRDKDRWTIKED, via the coding sequence ATGAAAGATAAAAAAACTTTGTCAGATTTACAAATAGAAGTGGATACGTACATAAATCAATTTAAAGAAGGTTATTTCCCACCAATGGAACTATTAGCGAGACTTACTGAAGAATTAGGAGAGCTATCTAGAGAGGTACAGCATAAATATGGGACAAAGAAAAAGAAGCATACAGAAGTCGAAAAAGAAATTGCAGATGAAATGGGAGATTTCTTTTTCGTACTGCTATGCATGGCAAATGCGGAAGGTGTAGATCTGCAACAGTCTCTAGAGCAAGTCTTAAATAAATACAATACAAGAGACAAAGATAGATGGACGATCAAGGAGGACTAA
- a CDS encoding nucleoid-associated protein, with the protein MLEVSESKLTQYVVHHVSDSLVLGDGVFSQPETMLEAAFTQLAFNKIDLEQQYEFFHETDIGLNEVYTYVNAIFDQESTFLEQSKHIATHLKSVSQHPNIKNGELFIGLFDNCVWNTEVKKVIAIVKIDEKEMFLDVKNEQNKMIVHGIDGINVKKINNMAVIMDMGPDVAPAVFMKTKKKEDVVYWQERFLKLKVADEHYHKTNLALTECKKYIIKEENYSNTEKLGYLNKTLDYFRNEEEFQVDNYIDTVFEKTDSVQKDIIVNSVKPYETIISESAIAKAEKTYKRKIKLDSNIEIQVNVRDIEQVDKLIEVGFDEATNRKFYKIYFQEEV; encoded by the coding sequence ATGCTAGAAGTAAGTGAAAGTAAATTAACACAGTATGTCGTACATCATGTAAGTGATTCGCTTGTATTGGGTGATGGGGTATTCTCCCAGCCTGAGACAATGCTGGAAGCAGCTTTTACCCAATTAGCTTTTAACAAAATAGATTTGGAGCAGCAATACGAGTTTTTTCACGAAACAGATATTGGATTAAACGAAGTATATACATATGTAAATGCAATTTTTGATCAGGAAAGCACCTTTCTTGAACAATCCAAACATATTGCCACTCATTTAAAAAGTGTATCCCAGCATCCAAATATTAAAAATGGAGAATTATTTATAGGATTATTCGATAACTGCGTATGGAATACTGAAGTAAAAAAGGTAATAGCCATTGTAAAAATCGATGAAAAAGAGATGTTTTTAGATGTGAAAAACGAGCAAAACAAAATGATTGTCCATGGTATCGACGGTATTAATGTAAAAAAGATCAATAATATGGCTGTAATCATGGACATGGGACCAGACGTAGCTCCTGCTGTCTTCATGAAAACGAAAAAGAAAGAAGATGTTGTTTATTGGCAAGAGCGTTTTTTAAAGCTTAAAGTAGCAGATGAACATTATCATAAAACAAATTTAGCATTAACAGAGTGTAAGAAATATATTATTAAAGAAGAGAACTACTCGAATACGGAGAAATTGGGTTATTTAAACAAAACACTCGATTACTTTAGAAATGAAGAAGAATTTCAAGTAGATAACTATATTGATACAGTCTTTGAAAAAACTGATTCGGTCCAAAAAGATATTATTGTCAATTCAGTAAAGCCATATGAAACCATCATATCTGAGAGTGCTATAGCAAAGGCAGAAAAAACATATAAACGTAAAATTAAACTAGATTCCAATATTGAGATTCAGGTGAATGTACGTGATATTGAACAAGTCGATAAGCTGATTGAAGTTGGCTTTGATGAAGCTACAAATCGAAAATTTTATAAAATCTATTTCCAAGAAGAAGTATAA
- the bshA gene encoding N-acetyl-alpha-D-glucosaminyl L-malate synthase BshA, with the protein MRKLKIGITCYPTVGGSGVIATELGKMLAAKGHEIHFITSGIPFRLNKIYPTITFHQVEVNSYSVFQYAPYDIALANKMAEVIVDQELDVLHVHYAIPHAVCAILAKDMAGSDVGIVTTLHGTDITVLGYDSSLKGAIKYGIEKSDVVTAVSNSLAQETMDLIAPNKDIETIYNFIDEREYTKKDPGNLKELLGIKPHEKVVIHVSNFRKVKHVPDIVESFKLIHKDVPSKLLLVGDGPEKHPIMKSIKGTSIENDVLFLGKQESLSELYAIADLMLLLSEKESFGLVLLEAMACGVPCIGTNVGGIPEVIINGENGYIVELGDCEKVAEYGMKILQNPTLHKQIVDRSQEIIQDRFSSKSIVEQYEAMYERVAKK; encoded by the coding sequence ATGCGTAAATTGAAAATAGGAATTACTTGCTATCCAACAGTTGGAGGATCAGGGGTAATTGCGACAGAATTAGGGAAGATGCTTGCAGCAAAAGGGCATGAAATACATTTCATCACATCAGGAATCCCTTTCCGATTAAATAAAATATATCCAACCATAACATTTCACCAAGTAGAAGTGAATAGTTACTCGGTTTTTCAATATGCACCATACGACATTGCATTAGCCAATAAAATGGCGGAAGTAATTGTAGACCAGGAATTAGATGTGTTACATGTCCATTATGCTATTCCTCATGCAGTTTGTGCTATTCTCGCTAAAGATATGGCTGGTTCAGATGTTGGCATTGTTACAACATTACATGGAACAGATATAACAGTATTAGGCTATGATTCTTCGCTAAAAGGTGCAATAAAATATGGAATAGAAAAATCGGATGTAGTTACTGCGGTATCTAATTCACTTGCCCAAGAAACAATGGACTTAATAGCCCCGAATAAAGATATTGAGACGATATATAATTTTATTGATGAACGAGAATACACTAAAAAAGATCCAGGTAACTTAAAAGAATTATTAGGCATAAAACCGCATGAAAAAGTAGTTATTCATGTTTCTAACTTTAGAAAAGTGAAGCATGTACCAGATATAGTGGAAAGCTTTAAACTTATTCATAAGGACGTTCCTTCTAAACTGCTATTGGTAGGGGATGGTCCTGAAAAACATCCAATTATGAAGTCAATTAAAGGTACCTCGATCGAAAATGATGTATTGTTTTTAGGGAAACAGGAAAGTCTATCAGAGCTTTATGCAATTGCAGATCTTATGTTATTGCTTTCTGAAAAAGAGTCATTTGGTTTAGTGCTATTAGAAGCTATGGCCTGTGGAGTACCTTGTATTGGGACGAATGTTGGTGGGATTCCTGAGGTTATTATAAATGGAGAAAATGGATATATCGTTGAATTAGGAGATTGTGAAAAGGTAGCAGAATATGGTATGAAAATTTTGCAAAACCCGACTTTACATAAACAAATAGTAGATCGATCCCAAGAGATTATTCAAGATCGCTTTAGTTCAAAAAGTATTGTGGAGCAATACGAAGCAATGTATGAAAGAGTGGCGAAAAAATAG
- a CDS encoding urease subunit beta, protein MIPGEYVLKEEDIVCNEGKETKIISVINNGDRPIQVGSHFHFFEINTWIEFDREEAFGFRLNIPAGSAVRFEPGDPKEIELVAFGGERRVYGLNNKTEGPLDRG, encoded by the coding sequence ATGATACCTGGAGAGTATGTTTTAAAAGAGGAAGACATTGTTTGTAACGAAGGTAAAGAGACAAAGATAATATCTGTCATTAACAATGGAGACCGACCTATACAAGTAGGATCACACTTTCATTTCTTTGAAATTAACACATGGATTGAATTTGATAGAGAAGAAGCTTTTGGTTTTCGTTTAAATATTCCAGCGGGTTCTGCTGTTCGCTTCGAACCAGGAGATCCGAAAGAAATAGAACTTGTTGCTTTTGGTGGAGAAAGACGTGTTTATGGACTGAACAATAAAACTGAAGGACCATTAGATCGGGGGTAA
- the dapB gene encoding 4-hydroxy-tetrahydrodipicolinate reductase, whose product MIKVAVAGPRGKMGKEAVATVIKNKNFLLVAVLDSKQDMECAVDNIPIFTSLNLLIEQTQPDVLVDLTVPSAVFEHAMTALEYGVRPVIGTTGFTDLQLDTLRNKVEERQVGCIIAPNFSIGAVLMMKFAQTAAKYLPNVEIIEMHHDQKVDAPSGTAIKTAQMIQQTRTSMEQGHPNEEETIQGARGANLDGMHIHSVRLPGLVAHQQVLLGGEGQLLTLRHDSFDRASFMSGIVLSIEEVMKRNILIYGLEDIIL is encoded by the coding sequence ATGATTAAAGTAGCGGTAGCTGGCCCAAGAGGTAAAATGGGAAAAGAAGCAGTAGCGACAGTAATTAAAAACAAGAATTTTTTATTAGTAGCGGTTTTGGATTCTAAGCAAGATATGGAGTGCGCAGTAGATAATATTCCCATCTTCACTTCTTTAAATTTATTAATTGAACAAACACAACCGGATGTATTAGTTGACTTGACTGTACCTTCAGCAGTTTTTGAGCATGCGATGACTGCCCTAGAGTATGGAGTAAGGCCAGTTATTGGTACAACAGGCTTCACTGATTTACAATTAGATACATTACGTAACAAAGTAGAAGAAAGACAGGTAGGATGCATAATAGCTCCTAATTTTTCAATTGGTGCAGTCCTTATGATGAAGTTTGCACAAACAGCTGCAAAATATTTACCAAATGTGGAGATTATCGAGATGCATCATGATCAAAAAGTAGATGCACCTTCGGGAACGGCTATTAAGACGGCTCAAATGATTCAGCAAACACGTACCTCGATGGAACAAGGTCATCCGAATGAGGAAGAAACAATTCAAGGAGCAAGAGGAGCAAATTTGGATGGCATGCATATACATAGTGTCCGATTACCTGGTTTAGTTGCACATCAGCAGGTATTACTGGGGGGAGAAGGACAATTGCTTACGCTACGTCATGATTCTTTTGACCGAGCATCCTTTATGTCTGGAATCGTATTGTCGATCGAAGAAGTCATGAAACGTAATATACTGATATACGGTTTAGAAGATATTATTTTATAG
- a CDS encoding DUF4830 domain-containing protein gives MKMKVYAMLVGLMLNSGCSQESLDEQHELYLSNKGWEIKELLEVETYQLEIPDEMLSNYEASGITFLEEYIGGEVTEYFYELREKDVEGKPLEAILFEEHGDIIGGYGILPSWEPGRFNLDDKERLRKEHMIKK, from the coding sequence ATGAAGATGAAGGTATATGCAATGTTAGTAGGGCTAATGTTGAATTCTGGTTGTAGTCAGGAAAGCCTCGATGAACAGCACGAACTATATCTATCTAACAAAGGGTGGGAAATAAAAGAGCTTTTAGAAGTTGAAACATATCAATTGGAGATTCCGGATGAAATGCTAAGTAATTATGAAGCGAGTGGTATTACCTTTTTAGAAGAATATATTGGTGGAGAAGTGACAGAATACTTTTATGAGCTGAGGGAGAAAGATGTGGAAGGCAAACCCCTAGAAGCAATACTATTCGAAGAGCATGGAGATATTATTGGTGGTTATGGCATTCTTCCCAGTTGGGAGCCAGGGAGATTTAACTTGGACGATAAAGAGCGTTTGAGAAAAGAACATATGATTAAAAAGTAA
- a CDS encoding urea transporter: MKKAERSFWSSHKYFSFIKFAFKGVSQVLLIDNAISGFLIILGITIYSPILGLIAFFSSLIGTLTAYYLVSKKEDLHNGLHGFNPTLTGTATMFLLEGPYTWLIALIAALVSSIVFFALNWYIKKKRLPVLTMPFILVIWLIQLAGNYLNILHLNPEFIAESRTIYSFHQQDLPNFVLVLIKGISEVFLIDSLWTGFLILMALFGAGWRYGVYAVIGTFVSLLTAYLLGINTELIELGLFNFNAILAIISVGLTFDSEERKFPFFGIVAAMTSVVITVMVNMLFSPLGLSSLTLPFILTTWILLSVRDTFLK; the protein is encoded by the coding sequence ATGAAAAAAGCCGAAAGAAGTTTTTGGTCCTCCCATAAATATTTTTCGTTCATTAAATTCGCATTTAAAGGAGTTTCTCAAGTTCTTCTTATTGATAATGCGATTTCTGGATTCCTTATTATTTTGGGAATTACTATTTATTCACCTATTTTAGGTTTGATAGCCTTTTTTTCATCCCTAATTGGTACTTTGACTGCTTACTATTTAGTTAGCAAAAAGGAAGATTTACACAATGGCTTACATGGTTTCAACCCAACTTTAACCGGAACTGCAACAATGTTTCTTTTAGAAGGTCCCTATACTTGGCTTATAGCATTAATTGCAGCTTTAGTTTCTTCAATTGTCTTCTTTGCGCTAAATTGGTATATAAAAAAGAAAAGATTGCCTGTGTTAACTATGCCCTTTATCCTAGTTATTTGGCTTATACAGCTTGCAGGAAACTATTTAAATATTCTCCATTTAAATCCAGAATTTATTGCGGAGTCACGTACGATTTACTCTTTTCACCAGCAAGATTTGCCTAACTTTGTATTAGTATTAATAAAGGGGATTAGTGAAGTTTTTCTCATTGATTCACTTTGGACTGGTTTTCTAATCTTAATGGCACTTTTTGGGGCAGGTTGGAGGTATGGAGTATATGCGGTTATAGGTACATTTGTCTCATTGCTAACTGCATATCTTCTAGGAATAAATACAGAGTTGATAGAATTGGGTCTTTTCAACTTTAATGCTATCCTTGCTATTATTTCAGTTGGACTTACTTTTGATAGTGAGGAAAGAAAATTTCCTTTCTTTGGTATTGTAGCGGCGATGACTTCGGTCGTTATCACTGTTATGGTGAATATGTTATTCTCCCCCCTTGGACTTTCCTCGCTTACCTTGCCCTTCATCTTAACGACATGGATATTATTAAGTGTACGAGATACTTTTTTAAAATAG
- a CDS encoding biotin--[acetyl-CoA-carboxylase] ligase, with protein sequence MNISIKEKILTQLINAKGEPVSGQKLADELHISRTMIWKHLKSIEEDGYVIEAIKKKGYVLQSIPDLVTPEQIIPKLTTKQLGRNMDYYTTCESTQIIAADKARADAPHGTVIISEEQTAGRGRLERSWNSTANKGIWMSVIIRPAISPQNAAQFTLVSAVAITQAIQEVTNLAPEIKWPNDILINGKKVTGILTELQADMDIIHSIIIGIGVNVNQELSAFDESIQTIATSLKMENGEEVDRSLLVAKILFYLEKYGDLYVEKGFQPIKILWESNNCTIGKRIRATTLRETLEGVALGITNDGVLELKLDSGEIRGIYSADIHLLGRK encoded by the coding sequence ATGAATATCTCCATTAAAGAAAAAATTCTAACTCAGCTCATAAATGCCAAAGGGGAACCTGTCTCTGGTCAAAAGCTCGCGGATGAATTGCATATTTCGCGCACGATGATCTGGAAGCATTTGAAAAGTATCGAGGAGGATGGCTATGTAATTGAAGCCATCAAAAAGAAAGGCTATGTGTTACAGTCTATTCCTGATTTAGTTACTCCAGAGCAAATCATTCCTAAGCTGACTACGAAACAATTAGGCAGAAATATGGATTATTATACAACTTGCGAATCCACACAAATTATTGCGGCTGATAAAGCTCGCGCTGACGCCCCTCATGGGACAGTTATAATTTCTGAGGAACAAACTGCGGGAAGAGGAAGACTAGAACGAAGCTGGAACTCTACCGCAAACAAAGGAATATGGATGAGTGTCATTATTCGACCAGCAATTAGTCCGCAAAATGCTGCTCAATTCACACTTGTTTCTGCTGTAGCTATTACGCAGGCGATTCAAGAGGTGACAAATCTTGCTCCTGAGATAAAATGGCCGAATGATATTCTTATAAACGGAAAAAAAGTGACGGGTATTCTAACCGAGCTACAGGCTGATATGGATATAATCCATTCAATCATTATAGGAATTGGAGTCAATGTAAATCAGGAACTGAGTGCATTTGACGAATCCATTCAGACGATTGCCACATCATTGAAAATGGAAAACGGTGAAGAGGTAGATCGTTCATTATTAGTAGCTAAAATACTTTTCTATCTTGAAAAGTATGGAGATTTATATGTAGAAAAAGGCTTCCAACCGATTAAAATTCTTTGGGAAAGTAATAATTGTACAATTGGGAAACGCATACGTGCCACAACGTTGCGTGAAACCCTTGAAGGTGTTGCTTTAGGTATTACGAATGATGGTGTTTTAGAACTTAAACTAGATAGTGGTGAAATTCGTGGTATCTATTCTGCAGATATTCATTTGCTAGGAAGAAAATAA
- the panD gene encoding aspartate 1-decarboxylase: MLRMMLNGKIHRAVVTEADLNYVGSITIDQNILDAVGMLPNEKVHIVNNNNGARFETYIISGKRGSGVICVNGAAARLVQRGDVVIILSYAYIMNEEAQSHKPTVAIMNQDNSIDQIMHYEPEATVM, from the coding sequence ATGTTACGAATGATGTTAAATGGAAAAATTCACCGTGCAGTAGTGACGGAAGCAGATTTGAATTATGTAGGAAGTATTACAATCGATCAAAATATACTAGATGCTGTTGGTATGTTACCAAACGAAAAAGTGCATATCGTGAACAATAATAACGGTGCACGTTTTGAAACATATATCATCTCCGGAAAACGTGGAAGTGGAGTCATTTGTGTAAATGGTGCGGCAGCACGCCTGGTTCAACGTGGAGATGTAGTAATCATTCTGTCGTATGCATATATAATGAATGAAGAAGCACAATCACATAAACCAACAGTTGCGATTATGAACCAAGATAATTCCATCGATCAAATCATGCATTACGAACCTGAAGCTACAGTTATGTAA
- the mgsA gene encoding methylglyoxal synthase, which translates to MRIALVAHDQKKEDLIQFVTAFKTILEEHDLYATGTTGTRIIDEVGLSVFRYKSGPLGGDQQIGSAIANNEMDMVIFFRDPLTAQPHEPDVTALIRLCDVYQIPLATNMGTAEILLKGIEQGFLDWRLLEERRSR; encoded by the coding sequence ATGAGAATTGCATTAGTAGCGCATGACCAAAAAAAAGAAGATTTAATACAGTTTGTAACTGCTTTTAAAACAATTTTAGAAGAGCATGACTTATATGCTACCGGAACAACGGGAACTAGAATTATTGATGAAGTTGGCTTAAGTGTATTTAGATATAAATCAGGACCACTAGGTGGTGATCAACAAATAGGATCGGCAATTGCCAATAACGAAATGGATATGGTCATATTTTTCCGAGATCCACTAACAGCTCAGCCTCATGAACCAGATGTAACTGCGCTCATTCGACTTTGTGATGTATATCAGATTCCGCTAGCAACAAATATGGGAACCGCGGAAATTTTGTTAAAGGGTATCGAACAAGGGTTTTTAGATTGGCGTTTATTGGAAGAGAGACGTTCACGTTAA
- the panB gene encoding 3-methyl-2-oxobutanoate hydroxymethyltransferase translates to MKTTSNFISMKKNNEKITMMTAYDFPTAKFAEEAEMDMILVGDSLGMVVLGYDSTVFVTIDDMIHHGKAVRRGAKDTFLVVDMPFGTFHGSLDQTLINAIQLMQQTGAQAVKLEGADDVLPVIEKLTFAGIPVVAHLGLLPQSAGVLGGYKVQGKTAAAAEKLIEDAKLCENAGACAVVLECIPHQLTETISKTLTIPTIGIGAGATADGQVLVFHDMVKYGAHHIPKFVKEFANVGEPILKGIKQYVEEVKDGTFPTLEHSFTMKEEQLSALYGGNHENSTNGK, encoded by the coding sequence ATGAAAACGACGAGTAACTTTATTAGTATGAAAAAAAACAATGAGAAAATTACGATGATGACAGCCTATGATTTTCCAACTGCCAAATTTGCAGAAGAGGCAGAGATGGATATGATACTTGTTGGGGATTCACTAGGAATGGTAGTGCTAGGCTATGATTCTACTGTTTTCGTTACGATAGATGATATGATCCATCATGGAAAAGCCGTTAGACGTGGTGCAAAGGATACTTTCCTAGTAGTGGATATGCCTTTTGGAACGTTTCACGGTTCATTAGATCAAACACTTATAAATGCGATTCAACTTATGCAGCAAACAGGTGCGCAAGCAGTGAAATTAGAAGGCGCTGATGATGTACTACCAGTCATAGAAAAATTGACGTTTGCAGGAATTCCAGTTGTTGCTCATCTAGGTTTGTTACCCCAGTCAGCGGGCGTATTAGGTGGATACAAAGTACAGGGTAAAACTGCAGCAGCAGCAGAAAAGCTAATAGAGGATGCAAAATTATGTGAGAATGCTGGGGCTTGTGCGGTCGTTTTAGAATGTATTCCACACCAGCTGACAGAAACCATTTCTAAGACTCTGACAATCCCAACTATTGGTATTGGAGCAGGTGCTACAGCTGACGGGCAAGTGTTAGTTTTCCATGATATGGTCAAATATGGTGCGCATCATATTCCTAAATTTGTGAAGGAATTTGCGAATGTTGGAGAACCAATTTTAAAAGGTATCAAGCAATATGTAGAGGAAGTAAAGGATGGTACTTTTCCTACATTAGAGCATTCCTTTACGATGAAGGAAGAACAACTTTCCGCACTATATGGAGGCAATCATGAAAACAGTACAAACGGTAAATGA
- the panC gene encoding pantoate--beta-alanine ligase produces the protein MKTVQTVNELKQIIAINNTKTIGFVPTMGYLHEGHQALLNKARADNDIVVASIFVNPAQFGPNEDLDRYPRDIERDTQLATDAGVDVLFIPSAEEMYPFESGITIQVGELSTKLCGESRPGHFDGVLKVITKLFHLIQPTNAYFGQKDAQQLAIIETFVNAYNFPVQIVRVPTVRETDGLAKSSRNVFLSEQERVEAVHLYKALQLAKITWEQTNDLSEAITKGKEHIESNTSGKIDYLEALSYPSLQPVTNETKAVLFATAVFFEKARLIDNILT, from the coding sequence ATGAAAACAGTACAAACGGTAAATGAGCTAAAGCAAATTATAGCGATAAATAATACTAAAACGATTGGTTTCGTCCCAACGATGGGTTATTTACACGAAGGACACCAGGCACTATTAAATAAGGCAAGAGCCGATAATGACATAGTCGTGGCAAGTATTTTCGTAAATCCTGCTCAATTTGGACCAAATGAAGACCTAGATCGATATCCAAGAGATATTGAAAGAGATACACAGTTAGCTACGGATGCAGGAGTGGACGTATTATTCATACCATCCGCTGAAGAAATGTATCCATTTGAAAGTGGTATTACGATTCAAGTAGGAGAGCTTTCCACAAAGCTGTGTGGAGAAAGCAGACCAGGTCATTTTGACGGAGTACTTAAGGTTATTACTAAATTATTTCATCTCATTCAACCAACGAATGCGTATTTTGGACAAAAGGATGCGCAGCAACTAGCGATTATTGAGACGTTTGTGAATGCATATAACTTTCCAGTACAAATAGTCCGGGTTCCGACAGTAAGAGAAACAGACGGACTTGCTAAAAGCTCCCGTAATGTATTTCTAAGTGAACAAGAGCGTGTAGAGGCAGTTCATTTGTACAAAGCATTGCAGTTAGCCAAAATAACATGGGAACAAACAAATGATTTATCAGAGGCAATTACTAAAGGGAAAGAGCATATTGAAAGTAATACGTCTGGTAAAATTGATTATTTAGAGGCGCTATCCTATCCATCGTTGCAGCCTGTAACTAATGAAACAAAGGCAGTTTTATTTGCGACAGCAGTATTTTTCGAGAAAGCTCGTTTAATAGATAATATTTTAACTTGA